DNA sequence from the Thermus tengchongensis genome:
CGGGAGGGGCTTTGGCTTCGGGCCTACGAGGTCTTCCAGGCTCACCCTTGGACGGGGGTGGGGCCTTATGTGCTGGGGGATTACCTGAAGGGGACGCTTTTGGGGGACTGCTTTCTCTTTCCCCTCCTCGAGGCCAAAGGCCTCGCCTGCCCGGACGGGCTCAGGCCCCTTGGGGGTCTTTGGACCTTCGCCCACAACCACCTCCTCCAGGCCCTGGGGGAAAGCGGGATCCTGGGGGCGGTGGGCCTCCTCCTCCTGGTGGGGGGGTTTTTGGCGGGGGCCTGGGGGGAGGGGCTCCTCTTCTCCCTCCTCCTGGCCTTTGCCGCCATGGGGATGACCGACAACCCCTTCAGCGTCCCCAGCCCTTTCCGGGGGGAGATCTTCTTCTTGGTGGGGGGGATGGCCCTGGCCCGGGGGGGGCGCCTTCCCGCCGCCTTGGGCTTCGCTGGGGCGGTGGCCCTCCTTTGGGCCCTGCCCTTCCTCTACCTGGCCACCCGGCCCCCCCTGCCCCCTCCTGCCCTCCTCTACGCCGCCATCCCGCCCGGGGAGGGGATGGGCTTCCTGCGCTTTTCGGGGGCCGAGGGGTACCGGGTGCAGGTGTGGCTCTGCGGGGAGAAAGCTTGTCAGCGCCTGGGGTGGGAGTGGCCGGGGGATCGGCGGGTGGCCTTCCCCTTCCCCCAGGACCTTCCCCCGGGGGAGTACCGGCTTCGGGTCCTCCTCTTCAGCCAGCACCGCCTGGCCCAGCGGCCTCTTTACCTTTGGGAAAAGGAGGTGGTGCGGTGAAGCCCTTAGCCCTGGTGGGCGGCGGGGCCCTCTTCGCCTTGGGGGTGGGCCTTGCCCTCTGGAGTCTTTCCCAAGCCTTTTCCGTGAGGTCTATGGAGGGTGAAGCTTGCGTGCCGGGTCCTCTGCCAGAAAGGGGGGAGCTTTGGTCCAACGGGGTGTTGGAGATTCCCCTTTGCCGCGAGGCGCAGGTGGGGTTTCTCCTCGAGGGCACCCTGGCCCAAGGGAAGGGGCCCCACGCCCTGGTGGTGGAAGGAGGCCGGGTGCTCTGGCAGGGGGAGGTGCGGGGGGTAGAGGAGGTCTGGGTGAGGGCCACGGGGAAGGGAACCCTGGCTTTGGCCTTCACCAACGACTTTTACCAGCCCCCCGAGGACCGGAACCTCTTCCTGCGGGCCTTGCGGGTGGAGCCTTAGC
Encoded proteins:
- a CDS encoding O-antigen ligase family protein; the encoded protein is MRFLPLALALAPLVPPLALLAPLFLGYLRRLAPWALGLLAFYAFSLLLPALLAPEPLAFPLALGRVLYVLGLVGAGVALFRQAPEPARALMPLGYGLFLLYGSALLASYLVFGDKVAEIRLMHPFHSPVGLGFLGALGVLLAVYVRYPWPFRLLLGLLGGVVLLLTASRGGMLALLLGSAGGLLFRGRGLWALGMAGFLLFAALSLDTPISQRFFQAHLSGREGLWLRAYEVFQAHPWTGVGPYVLGDYLKGTLLGDCFLFPLLEAKGLACPDGLRPLGGLWTFAHNHLLQALGESGILGAVGLLLLVGGFLAGAWGEGLLFSLLLAFAAMGMTDNPFSVPSPFRGEIFFLVGGMALARGGRLPAALGFAGAVALLWALPFLYLATRPPLPPPALLYAAIPPGEGMGFLRFSGAEGYRVQVWLCGEKACQRLGWEWPGDRRVAFPFPQDLPPGEYRLRVLLFSQHRLAQRPLYLWEKEVVR